One region of Armigeres subalbatus isolate Guangzhou_Male chromosome 3, GZ_Asu_2, whole genome shotgun sequence genomic DNA includes:
- the LOC134219106 gene encoding uncharacterized protein LOC134219106 — MSKTTNKDLSRALAMEKQRNALLEARLKQTRCKKKHSFEWSEEPIDDGDSSTKLLETCSSRGSSSEIDHDTSIFTSMSFASLNIVECKPIDGEDEVDKKSFENWKELLEASMQFAKVKDEFSKISIFKIKAGCKLMEVLDGTSTRDDDPDMKMFPYSNVMSRLKRYFNSRDYVLLQRQRLRSMTQQSDESDLKYVKRVTAVAKLCDYGEDQLMENIADVVQSHALNLKVREAGRKVMRKGGSLTEFLDKIRGHEIEKLNEQTFLKNHQQYRSDDQQIATVASEQRNPAGKFRPSSSFRFVSKPQGPMFNQSRMAGSFRGRELHVEDGTEVMVLDENHAGDVPEPIIFPMNVMQSTSQKLQTIARKRPNQEDAESSTPSKARKIAAICETDQDETIDEKDFVSAQ; from the exons ATGAGTAAGACCACTAACAAAGACTTGTCGAGAGCATTGGCAATGGAAAAACAGCGAAACGCTCTCTTGGAGGCTCGACTCAAACAAACTCGTTGCAAAAAGAAGCATTCTTTCGAGTGGAGTGAAGAACCAATTGATGACGGTGATTCCTCGACCAAGCTACTTGAAACTTGTTCAAGCCGAGGAAGCTCATCGGAGATTGACCATGATACGTCCATATTCACATCAATGTCATTCGCATCTCTGAACATTGTGGAGTGCAAACCAATCGATGGTGAAGATGAGGTTGACAAGAAATCCTTCGAGAACTGGAAAGAACTTCTCGAAGCGTCAATGCAATTTGCAAaggtgaaggatgagttctccAAAATCAGTATCTTCAAAATCAAAGCTGGATGTAAATTGATGGAGGTACTTGACGGTACATCTACTCGCGACGATGATCCGGATATGAAAATGTTTCCATACTCAAATGTCATGAGCCGATTGAAAAGGTACTTCAATTCTCGAGACTATGTTCTACTACAGCGGCAAAGACTTCGCTCGATGACTCAACAATCAGATGAATCCGATCTGAAATATGTCAAGCGAGTAACAGCGGTCGCTAAACTTTGTGACTATGGTGAAGATCAATTGATGGAAAACATTGCGGATGTCGTACAGTCACATGCCCTTAATTTGAAAGTACGTGAAGCAGGACGAAAAGTGATGAGAAAAGGCGGCTCACTTACTGAATTTCTTGACAAAATTCGGGGACACGAAATTGAAAAGCTGAACGAACAGACGTTCTTGAAAAATCATCAGCAGTACAGATCTGATGATCAGCAAATAGCGACCGTTGCATCTGAGCAGCGCAATCCTGCCGGAAAATTCCGGCCGTCTTCATCATTCAGATTCGTAAGTAAACCACAGGGGCCGATGTTCAACCAATCCAGAATGGCAGGCAGCTTTCGTGGAAGGGAACTGCACGTGGAGGATGGGACCGAAGTAATGGTGTTGGACGAAAACCATGCTGGAGATGTACCGGAACCTATCATTTTCCCCATGAATGTCATGCAATCAACAAG CCAGAAGCTACAAACCATTGCAAGGAAGCGACCAAATCAAGAAGACGCGGAATCGTCTACACCGTCAAAGGCAAGGAAGATCGCTGCAATTTGCGAGACGGATCAAGACGAAACCATCGATGAAAAGGATTTTGTGAGTGCTCAGTAA